One window of the Pseudochaenichthys georgianus chromosome 21, fPseGeo1.2, whole genome shotgun sequence genome contains the following:
- the heg1 gene encoding protein HEG, with product MMTDEARLPQDSPDTTLRQGDAWTSHTAVHTDSTYTSTDISRAGERTLLSVTSSSSNHTSSAFTEDSNSHQATDTEDYTRSALSTRTDSGDTTDLQHSTSSFKAGFPETGSSGGTQSLTGQPNATDPRYTATSEETSDSTPPLRVTELSTERSEVSVSSSPSVTSPAGGPVNVSWTEQGRGFSVTASTESSSGGHSSSTQNQEGTEGASAHTREDLGDVGLTIAPSTVSSGTLEVDSPLTDTPVLVTEAFLTTTASTVTDRPKIIEEDTFKATSSSTNSTPLAPTSSSGFSSTAISSTTDSPPEATVPYTTRSTTRSTTPSTTPSTTPSTTPLTTSSTLALLTSAAHPTHRVSPSQTQGPSTGMDNPTSATTLQMKTSTSTPGITTTQSHITTTYTTSTPTKSTEALQTPGKEQTEGGTTQLVGTTSPTKAPTPLRNPCVSNPCMNGGMCVSYLGHQFTCHCQQAWTGLTCNQDVDECERDPCPVGSRCVNTRGSFSCECPLGFDLEDGRTCTRAKTFLGTFSVNRLPRDPLIFKSATMHEIQREIIQLLNASLSVLRGYSRSTLTKKEEDGVHISAANMFSISADVTSAEVYNSIQRSLRNCSSSLAHCRMVLHHQLAYHVESLCVAQKTECDAERSSCTDSSGTASCQCLHGYYKHTPDDLSCLECGDGYKLENDTCVPCMFGFGGFNCGNFYKLIAIVVSPAGGAMLLILIIALIVVCCKKDKNDINKIIFKSGDMQMSPYADFPKNNRISTEWGRETIEMQENGSTKNLLQMADIYYSPALRNSDLERNGLYPFTGLPGSRHSCIYPAQWNPSFISEDSRRRDYF from the exons ATGATGACAGATGAGGCCAGACTCCCTCAGGACAGCCCGGACACCACCCTCAGACAAGGAGATGCTTGGACGTCCCACACAGCCGTCCACACCGACAGCACCTACACCTCCACCGACATCAGCCGCGCTGGGGAGAGGACCCTGCTGTCCGTCACCTCCTCTTCCAGCAACCACACCTCCTCCGCCTTTACAGAGGACTCCAACTCCCATCAGGCTACAGACACTGAGGACTACACCCGCAGCGCCCTGTCCACCAGGACTGACAGCGGGGACACAACAGACCTACAACACAGTACCAGCTCCTTTAAGGCGGGATTTCCAGAGACCGGGAGTTCAGGAGGGACCCAGAGTTTAACCGGACAACCTAATGCTACCGACCCTCGATACACCGCCACATCAGAGGAGACCTCCGACTCGACGCCGCCTCTCAGAGTGACGGAGCTCAGTACTGAGAGATCTGAAGTGTCCGTGTCCTCCTCACCATCCGTCACCTCGCCTGCAGGAGGTCCTGTAAACGTCTCCTGGACAGAGCAGGGGCGGGGCTTCAGTGTGACAGCCTCCACTGAGTCCTCCAGCGGGGGGCACAGCTCCAGCACCCAGAACCAGGAGGGCACTGAGGGGGCTTCAGCCCACACCAGGGAGGACCTCGGGGACGTGGGCCTGACCATAGCGCCCTCTACTGTCAGCAGTGGAACATTGGAAGTGGACAGTCCGCTAACAGACACTCCAGTGCTGGTTACTGAGGCCTTCCTCACCACCACAGCTAGTACTGTTACAGACAG ACCAAAGATTATAGAGGAAGACACTTTTAAAGCCACTTCCTCCTCGACCAACTCCACTCCTCTAGCTCCAACCTCATCCTCTGGGTTCAGCAGCACCGCCATCAGCTCTACCACAGACTCGCCCCCCGAGGCCACCGTCCCGTACACTACCCGCTCCACTACCCGCTCCACTACCCCCTCCACTACCCCCTCCACTACTCCCTCCACTACCCCCTTAACCACCTCCTCCACCCTGGCCCTgctgacctctgcagctcacccGACTCACCGGGTATCCCCCAGCCAAACCCAGGGGCCCTCAACTGGGATGGATAACCCCACAAGTGCCACCACCCTGCAGATGAAAACCAGCACCAGCACGCCGGGAATCACCACGACTCAAAGCCACATAACCACCACCTACACCACCAGCACCCCCACCAAGAGTACAGAGGCTCTGCAGACCCCCGGGAAGGAACAGACAGAGGGGGGAACAACACAGCTGGTGGGGACCACTTCACCCACCAAGGCACCAACACCACTAA GAAACCCCTGTGTGTCAAACCCTTGTATGAACGGAGGGATGTGTGTGAGCTATTTAGGGCATCAGTTCACCTGCCACTGTCAGCAGGCATGGACCGGACTGACCTGCAACCAGG ATGTGGATGAGTGTGAGAGGGACCCCTGTCCCGTCGGCTCCAGATGTGTGAACACCAGAGGGTCCTTCAGCTGCGAGTGTCCGCTCGGCTTCGACCTGGAAGACGGGCGCACCTGCACCAGAG CAAAGACGTTTCTGGGCACATTCAGCGTCAACAGGCTGCCACGTGACCCTCTTATCTTCAAGAGCGCCACCATGCATGAGATCCAGAGAGAGATCATCCAGCTG CTCAATGCTTCGTTGTCAGTCCTACGAGGTTACAGCCGCTCAACGCTGACTAAGAA AGAGGAGGACGGGGTTCATATCTCAGCTGCCAACATGTTTTCCATTTCCGCCGATGTGACGAGCGCGGAGGTTTACAACAGCATCCAGAGGTCTCTACGCAACTGCAGCTCCTCTCTGGCGCACTGCCGCATGGTGCTGCACCACCAGCTCGCTTATCATG TGGAAAGTCTGTGTGTGGCCCAGAAGACTGAGTGTGACGCAGAGCGCTCCTCCTGCACGGACAGCAGCGGCACGGCCAGCTGCCAGTGTCTCCACGGATACTACAAGCACACCCCCGACGACCTGTCCTGCTTAG AATGTGGGGATGGCTACAAGCTGGAAAATGACACCTGTGTTCC GTGCATGTTCGGATTTGGAGGATTCAACTGTgggaatt TTTACAAGCTGATTGCAATCGTGGTGTCGCCTGCAGGGGGCGCTATGctcctcatcctcatcatcgCTCTCATTGTCGTCTGTTGCAA GAAAGACAAGAACGACATAAACAAGATCATCTTCAAGAGTGGCGACATGCAGATGTCCCCGTATGCGGACTTCCCCAAAAATAACCGCATATCCACGGAGTGGGGCAGGGAGACCATCGAGATGCAAGAGAACGGCAGCACCAAGAACCTGCTTCAGATGGCTGACATTTACTACTCT CCTGCGCTACGTAACTCAGACCTGGAGAGAAACGGCCTGTACCCCTTTACAGGCCTGCCGGGGTCCCGCCATTCGTGCATCTACCCCGCCCAGTGGAACCCGTCCTTCATCAGTGAAGATTCACGAAGAAGAGACTACTTCTAA